In Citrobacter sp. RHB25-C09, the following proteins share a genomic window:
- the potB gene encoding spermidine/putrescine ABC transporter permease PotB, with protein MKNTSKFQNVVIVTIVGWLVLFVFLPNLMIIGTSFLTRDDASFVKMVFTLENYTRLLDPLYFEVLLHSLNMALIATLACLVLGYPFAWFLAKLPQKIRPLLLFLLIVPFWTNSLIRIYGLKIFLSTKGYLNEFLLWLGVIDTPIRIMFTPSAVIIGLVYILLPFMVMPLYSSIEKLDKPLLEAAKDLGASKLQTFIRIIIPLTMPGIIAGCLLVMLPAMGLFYVSDLMGGAKNLLIGNVIKVQFLNIRDWPFGAATSITLTIVMGLMLLVYWRASRLLNKKVELE; from the coding sequence ATGAAGAACACAAGTAAATTCCAGAATGTAGTGATTGTCACTATCGTGGGTTGGCTTGTGCTGTTTGTCTTTCTGCCCAACCTGATGATCATTGGCACCAGCTTTTTGACCCGCGACGACGCAAGCTTCGTCAAAATGGTCTTTACGCTGGAAAACTACACACGGCTACTCGATCCGCTCTATTTCGAGGTGCTGCTGCACTCACTGAATATGGCGCTGATCGCCACCCTTGCCTGTCTCGTGCTCGGCTACCCGTTTGCCTGGTTTTTAGCAAAACTACCGCAGAAAATACGCCCGCTGCTGCTGTTTCTGCTGATCGTTCCCTTCTGGACTAACTCGTTGATCCGCATTTATGGGCTGAAAATTTTCCTCAGCACCAAAGGCTATCTGAACGAGTTCCTGCTGTGGCTGGGGGTTATCGACACGCCGATCCGCATCATGTTTACGCCGAGCGCGGTTATTATCGGTCTGGTATATATCCTTCTGCCCTTTATGGTGATGCCGCTTTATTCCAGCATTGAGAAACTCGATAAACCGCTGCTGGAAGCAGCGAAAGATCTGGGGGCCAGCAAACTGCAGACCTTTATCCGGATTATCATTCCGCTGACCATGCCGGGCATTATTGCAGGCTGTCTGCTGGTGATGTTACCTGCAATGGGACTGTTTTATGTTTCCGACCTCATGGGCGGGGCAAAAAACCTGTTGATCGGTAACGTGATTAAAGTCCAGTTCCTGAATATTCGCGACTGGCCGTTTGGCGCGGCCACCAGTATTACGCTGACCATTGTGATGGGGCTAATGCTGCTGGTGTACTGGCGTGCGTCCCGACTGCTGAATAAGAAGGTGGAACTCGAATGA
- the pepT gene encoding peptidase T translates to MDKLLERFLHYVSLDTQSKAGVRQVPSTEGQWKLLNLLKQQLEDMGLVNVTLSDKGTLMATLPANIPGDIPAIGFISHVDTSPDFSGKNVNPQIVENYRGGDIALGIGDEVLSPVMFPVLHQLLGQTLITTDGKTLLGADDKAGIAEIMTALAVLQQKNIPHGDIRVAFTPDEEVGKGAKHFDVAAFDAKWAYTVDGGGVGELEFENFNAASVNIKIVGNNVHPGTAKGVMVNALTLATRIHAEVPADESPETTDGYEGFYHLASMKGSVDRADMHYIIRDFDRKQFEARKRKMMEIAKKVGKGLHPDCYIELVIEDSYYNMHEKVVEHPHILDIAQQAMRDCDIEPDMKPIRGGTDGAQLSFMGLPCPNLFTGGYNYHGKHEFVTLEGMEKAVHVIVRIAELTAKRQ, encoded by the coding sequence ATGGATAAATTACTTGAGCGTTTCTTACACTACGTTTCGCTGGATACCCAATCGAAGGCGGGGGTAAGACAGGTCCCGAGTACCGAGGGACAGTGGAAATTATTAAATTTGCTCAAACAACAGCTCGAAGACATGGGGCTGGTCAATGTGACGTTAAGCGATAAAGGGACGTTAATGGCGACGCTGCCGGCCAATATTCCTGGCGACATCCCTGCAATTGGCTTTATTTCTCATGTGGATACCTCACCGGATTTTAGCGGTAAGAACGTTAACCCGCAGATCGTTGAGAACTATCGCGGCGGCGATATCGCACTGGGCATTGGTGACGAGGTTCTGTCGCCGGTGATGTTCCCGGTGCTGCATCAACTGCTGGGGCAAACGCTGATTACCACCGACGGCAAAACGCTGTTGGGGGCTGATGATAAAGCCGGTATCGCGGAGATCATGACCGCGCTGGCTGTTTTACAGCAAAAAAATATCCCCCATGGCGATATCCGCGTGGCTTTTACGCCTGATGAAGAGGTGGGTAAAGGCGCGAAGCATTTTGATGTCGCGGCGTTTGATGCGAAATGGGCTTACACCGTTGACGGCGGCGGCGTGGGTGAGCTGGAGTTTGAAAACTTCAACGCGGCGTCGGTCAATATCAAGATCGTGGGTAATAACGTGCATCCCGGTACCGCAAAAGGGGTGATGGTCAATGCGCTGACGCTGGCGACGCGCATTCACGCCGAGGTTCCGGCGGATGAAAGTCCGGAGACCACCGATGGTTACGAAGGTTTTTATCACCTGGCAAGCATGAAAGGCAGCGTTGACCGTGCTGATATGCACTACATCATTCGCGATTTTGACCGCAAACAGTTCGAGGCGCGCAAACGGAAGATGATGGAGATCGCCAAAAAGGTCGGTAAAGGTCTACATCCGGATTGCTATATTGAACTCGTCATTGAAGACAGCTATTACAACATGCATGAAAAAGTGGTCGAGCATCCGCATATTCTTGATATCGCACAGCAGGCGATGCGCGACTGTGATATCGAACCGGACATGAAACCGATTCGCGGCGGCACTGACGGTGCGCAACTCTCGTTTATGGGGTTACCGTGCCCGAACCTGTTTACCGGCGGCTACAATTACCATGGCAAACATGAATTTGTGACGCTGGAAGGGATGGAAAAAGCGGTGCATGTGATTGTGCGTATAGCGGAATTGACAGCGAAACGGCAGTAA
- the cobB gene encoding Sir2 family NAD+-dependent deacetylase, giving the protein MLSRRGHRLSRFRKNKRHLRERLRQRIFFRDRVVPEVMENPRVLVLTGAGISAESGIRTFRAADGLWEEHRVEDVATPEGFARNPALVQSFYNARRRQLQQPEIQPNPAHLALAKLEEALGDRFMLVTQNIDNLHERAGNHNVIHMHGELLKVRCSQSGQILEWTGDVTPEDKCHCCQFPAPLRPHVVWFGEMPLGMDEIYMALAMADVFIAIGTSGHVYPAAGFVHEARLHGAHTVELNLEPSQVGNEFAEKYYGPASQVVPEFVEKLLKGL; this is encoded by the coding sequence ATGCTGTCGCGTCGGGGTCATCGGTTAAGTCGGTTTCGTAAAAATAAACGCCATCTGCGCGAACGCCTGCGTCAGCGGATCTTTTTCAGAGACAGAGTGGTGCCTGAAGTAATGGAAAATCCAAGAGTCCTGGTACTGACAGGAGCAGGAATATCTGCCGAATCTGGTATTCGTACCTTTCGTGCGGCCGATGGGCTGTGGGAAGAGCATCGGGTTGAAGATGTAGCGACGCCGGAAGGCTTTGCACGTAATCCGGCGCTGGTGCAATCGTTCTATAACGCGCGCCGCCGGCAGTTACAGCAACCTGAAATCCAGCCGAATCCGGCGCATCTTGCGCTGGCAAAACTGGAAGAGGCGCTCGGTGACCGTTTTATGCTGGTCACACAGAATATCGATAATCTGCATGAGCGCGCCGGTAACCACAACGTTATTCATATGCACGGCGAACTGCTGAAGGTCCGCTGTTCTCAGAGTGGGCAAATTCTGGAATGGACCGGAGACGTGACGCCGGAAGATAAGTGCCACTGCTGCCAGTTTCCTGCACCATTACGTCCGCACGTGGTGTGGTTCGGGGAAATGCCGCTCGGCATGGATGAAATCTATATGGCACTGGCAATGGCGGATGTCTTTATCGCGATTGGCACTTCCGGACACGTCTATCCAGCAGCGGGTTTTGTCCACGAAGCCAGGCTGCACGGCGCGCATACGGTTGAGCTAAACCTGGAACCGAGTCAGGTCGGCAATGAGTTTGCTGAGAAATATTACGGCCCGGCAAGTCAGGTGGTACCAGAGTTTGTTGAGAAGTTATTGAAGGGATTGTGA
- the potD gene encoding spermidine/putrescine ABC transporter substrate-binding protein PotD, with protein sequence MKKWSRHLLAASALVMGMSAAHADDSKTLYFYNWTEYVPPGLLEQFTKETGIKVIYSTYESNETMYAKLKTYKDGAYDLVVPSTYYVDKMRKEGMIQKIDKSTLTNFHNLDPEMLNKPFDPNNDYSIPYIWGATAIGVNSDAIDPKSVTSWADLWKPEYKGSLLLTDDAREVFQMALRKLGYSGNTTDPKEIEAAYNELKKLMPNVAAFNSDNPANPYMEGEVNLGMVWNGSAFVARQAGTPLDVIWPKEGGIFWMDSLSIPANAKNKEGALKLINFLLRPDVAKEVAETIGYPTPNLAARKLLSPEVANDKTLYPDAETISKGEWQNDVGSASTIYEEYYQKLKAGR encoded by the coding sequence ATGAAAAAATGGTCACGCCACCTGCTCGCCGCGAGCGCTCTCGTTATGGGAATGAGCGCGGCACACGCAGACGACAGTAAAACGCTCTATTTCTACAACTGGACAGAATACGTTCCGCCAGGACTGCTGGAACAGTTCACCAAAGAGACGGGGATCAAGGTGATTTATTCGACCTATGAGTCGAATGAAACTATGTACGCCAAGCTCAAGACCTACAAAGACGGCGCGTATGACCTTGTGGTGCCTTCCACCTACTACGTCGACAAGATGCGCAAAGAAGGGATGATTCAGAAGATCGACAAGTCGACGTTAACCAACTTCCACAACCTCGACCCTGAAATGCTCAATAAGCCGTTTGACCCAAATAACGATTATTCCATTCCGTATATCTGGGGTGCGACAGCGATTGGCGTGAACAGCGATGCTATCGATCCGAAATCCGTGACGAGCTGGGCAGATCTGTGGAAGCCGGAATACAAAGGCAGCCTGCTGCTCACCGACGATGCGCGCGAAGTGTTCCAGATGGCACTGCGTAAGCTGGGCTACTCCGGTAACACTACCGATCCGAAAGAGATTGAAGCTGCCTACAACGAGCTTAAAAAGCTGATGCCAAACGTCGCCGCGTTTAACTCTGATAACCCGGCGAATCCGTATATGGAAGGCGAAGTAAACCTGGGCATGGTGTGGAACGGTTCTGCATTCGTGGCACGTCAGGCAGGTACGCCGCTTGACGTCATCTGGCCTAAAGAGGGCGGGATCTTCTGGATGGACAGCCTCTCGATTCCGGCAAATGCGAAAAACAAGGAAGGTGCGCTGAAACTGATTAATTTCCTGCTGCGCCCGGATGTGGCAAAAGAAGTGGCGGAAACCATCGGCTACCCGACGCCAAACCTGGCGGCGCGCAAGCTGTTAAGCCCGGAAGTGGCTAATGATAAAACTCTCTACCCGGATGCAGAAACCATCAGCAAAGGGGAATGGCAGAATGATGTCGGTTCCGCCAGTACGATTTACGAAGAGTATTATCAGAAGCTGAAAGCAGGACGCTGA
- the roxA gene encoding [50S ribosomal protein L16]-arginine 3-hydroxylase, with product MEYQLTLNWPEFLERHWQKRPVVLKRGFNNFIDPISPDELAGLAMESEVDSRLVSHQDGKWQVSHGPFESYDHLGENNWSLLVQAVNHWHEPTAALMRPFRTLPDWRIDDLMISFSVPGGGVGPHLDQYDVFIIQGTGRRRWRVGEKLQMKQHCPHPDLLQVDPFEAIIDEELEPGDILYIPPGFPHEGYALENAMNYSVGFRAPNTRELISGFADYVLQRELGSTYYSDPDLPAREHPADVLPQEIDKMRAMMLDLINQPEHFKQWFGEFVSQSRHELDIAPPEPPYQPDEIYDALKQGDVLVRLGGLRVLRVGDDVYANGEKIDSPHRPALEALASHIVLTAENFGDALEDPSFLAMLAALVNSGYWFFEG from the coding sequence ATGGAATATCAATTAACACTTAACTGGCCCGAATTTCTTGAACGTCACTGGCAGAAACGCCCGGTGGTGTTAAAACGCGGCTTTAATAACTTCATCGATCCCATCTCCCCTGACGAACTGGCAGGCCTGGCGATGGAAAGCGAAGTCGACAGCCGTCTGGTTAGCCATCAGGATGGCAAATGGCAGGTGAGCCACGGTCCATTTGAAAGCTATGACCATCTCGGTGAGAACAACTGGTCGTTACTGGTTCAGGCCGTTAACCACTGGCATGAACCCACCGCAGCGCTGATGCGCCCTTTCCGCACCCTGCCAGACTGGCGTATTGACGACCTGATGATCTCGTTCTCTGTCCCCGGCGGCGGCGTTGGTCCGCATCTGGATCAGTATGATGTGTTTATCATTCAGGGAACCGGCCGTCGTCGCTGGCGCGTAGGGGAAAAGTTGCAAATGAAGCAGCACTGCCCACACCCCGACCTGTTACAGGTTGATCCTTTTGAAGCGATCATTGATGAAGAACTGGAGCCGGGTGATATTCTTTATATCCCGCCGGGATTCCCGCACGAAGGCTATGCGCTGGAAAACGCGATGAACTACTCGGTGGGTTTTCGTGCGCCGAATACCCGCGAGCTGATAAGCGGCTTTGCCGATTACGTTCTGCAACGTGAGTTAGGCAGCACCTATTACAGCGACCCGGATCTGCCTGCCCGCGAGCATCCTGCGGACGTTCTGCCGCAGGAAATAGACAAAATGCGCGCCATGATGCTCGATCTGATTAATCAGCCGGAACACTTTAAGCAGTGGTTTGGCGAATTTGTTTCGCAGTCTCGTCACGAACTGGATATTGCCCCGCCGGAGCCGCCGTATCAGCCTGATGAAATCTACGATGCACTAAAACAGGGGGACGTACTGGTCCGTCTGGGCGGCTTGCGGGTACTGCGCGTGGGCGATGACGTGTATGCCAACGGTGAGAAAATTGACTCCCCACACCGCCCGGCGTTGGAAGCGCTCGCCAGCCATATCGTACTGACTGCCGAGAACTTCGGCGATGCTCTGGAAGATCCGTCGTTCCTCGCGATGCTGGCCGCACTGGTCAACAGCGGGTACTGGTTCTTCGAAGGGTAA
- the nagK gene encoding N-acetylglucosamine kinase, giving the protein MYYGFDIGGTKIALGVFDNERKLQWEKRIPTPRDGYDAFLDAVCELVAEADQRFGVKGSVGIGIPGMPETEDGTLYAANVPAASGKPLRADLSKRLDRDVRLDNDANCFALSEAWDDEFTQYPLVMGLILGTGVGGGLILNGKPIIGKSYITGEFGHMRLPVDALTLMGLDFPLRRCGCGQLGCIENYLSGRGFAWLYQHYYHQPLEAPEIIALWEQGDEQAQAHVERYLDLLAVCLGNILTIVDPDLVVIGGGLSNFTAITRQLADRLPRHLLPVARVPRIERARHGDAGGMRGAAFLHLTD; this is encoded by the coding sequence ATGTATTACGGATTCGATATCGGCGGAACAAAAATCGCGTTAGGCGTCTTTGATAACGAGCGGAAATTACAGTGGGAAAAGCGCATCCCTACACCGCGTGACGGTTATGACGCCTTCTTAGATGCCGTTTGTGAACTGGTGGCGGAAGCTGACCAACGGTTTGGTGTCAAAGGCTCTGTCGGAATTGGTATTCCGGGAATGCCGGAGACGGAAGACGGCACGCTCTACGCCGCGAATGTACCTGCCGCCAGTGGAAAACCGCTGCGTGCTGACCTGAGCAAACGTCTCGATCGCGATGTGCGCCTTGATAACGATGCCAACTGTTTCGCGCTTTCGGAAGCCTGGGATGATGAATTCACTCAGTATCCACTGGTGATGGGGTTAATCCTCGGTACTGGGGTTGGCGGGGGCCTGATCCTCAACGGCAAACCCATTATCGGCAAAAGTTACATCACCGGGGAATTTGGCCATATGCGCCTGCCGGTTGATGCGCTGACGCTGATGGGACTTGATTTCCCTTTACGGCGCTGCGGTTGTGGGCAACTCGGCTGTATCGAAAATTACCTTTCCGGACGCGGATTTGCGTGGCTGTATCAGCATTACTATCATCAACCGTTAGAGGCCCCGGAAATTATCGCGTTGTGGGAGCAGGGTGATGAACAGGCGCAGGCGCACGTTGAGCGCTATCTGGATTTGCTGGCGGTATGTCTGGGTAATATCCTGACGATTGTCGATCCTGATCTGGTCGTTATTGGCGGTGGGCTGTCGAACTTCACAGCAATCACTCGCCAACTGGCGGACAGATTGCCGCGTCACCTGCTACCCGTTGCCCGGGTGCCACGTATTGAGCGCGCGCGTCATGGTGACGCGGGTGGAATGCGCGGTGCGGCCTTTTTACACCTTACCGATTAA
- the potC gene encoding spermidine/putrescine ABC transporter permease PotC — MIGRLFRGGFMTAIYAYLYIPIIILIVNSFNSSRFGINWQGFTTKWYGLLMNNDSLLQAAQHSLTMAIFSATFATLIGSLTAVALYRYRFRGKPFVSGMLFVVMMSPDIVLAISLLVLFMLLGIQLGFWSLLFSHITFCLPFVVVTVYSRLKGFDVRMLEAAKDLGASELTILRKIILPLAMPAVAAGWLLSFTLSMDDVVVSSFVTGPGYEILPLKIYSMVKVGVSPEVNALATILLVLSLVMVIASQLIARDKTKGR; from the coding sequence ATGATCGGTCGACTGTTCAGAGGCGGTTTTATGACCGCAATCTATGCGTATCTGTATATTCCCATCATTATATTGATCGTGAATTCCTTTAACAGTTCGCGCTTTGGTATCAACTGGCAAGGCTTTACCACAAAATGGTATGGCCTGCTGATGAACAACGACAGCTTGCTCCAGGCAGCCCAGCACTCGCTGACGATGGCGATTTTCTCGGCGACGTTTGCTACGCTGATTGGCTCGCTGACGGCAGTGGCGCTGTATCGCTACCGTTTTCGCGGTAAACCGTTCGTCAGTGGCATGCTGTTTGTGGTGATGATGTCGCCGGATATCGTTTTGGCGATTTCGCTGCTGGTGCTGTTTATGCTGCTCGGCATTCAGCTTGGTTTCTGGTCGCTGCTGTTTTCGCATATTACATTTTGCCTGCCTTTCGTGGTGGTAACCGTGTATTCGCGTCTGAAAGGGTTTGACGTGCGGATGCTGGAAGCAGCGAAAGATCTGGGGGCCAGCGAACTCACCATTTTGCGCAAAATTATTCTACCGCTGGCAATGCCTGCGGTCGCCGCCGGCTGGTTACTGAGTTTCACCCTGTCGATGGACGACGTGGTGGTGTCTTCGTTCGTGACCGGGCCGGGTTATGAAATTCTACCGTTGAAAATCTACTCAATGGTGAAAGTCGGCGTTTCGCCTGAGGTGAACGCGCTGGCGACTATTCTGTTAGTTCTGTCGCTGGTTATGGTAATTGCCAGCCAGTTAATTGCACGTGATAAAACCAAGGGCCGTTAA
- the lolE gene encoding lipoprotein-releasing ABC transporter permease subunit LolE, which produces MASPLSLLIGLRFSRGRRRGGMVSLISVISTIGIALGVAVLIVGLSAMNGFERELNNRILAVVPHGEIEAVNQPWTNWSEALEKVQKVPGIVAAAPYINFTGLVESGANLRAIQVKGVDPQQEQRLSALPSFVQNHAWEGFRAGEQQIIIGKGVADALKVNQGDWVSIMIPNASADHKLMQPKRIRLHVAGILQLSGQLDHSFAMIPMADAQQYLDMNDTVSGIALKVNDVFNANKLVRDAGEVTNSYVYIKSWIGTYGYMYRDIQMIRAIMYLAMVLVIGVACFNIVSTLVMAVKDKSGDIAVLRTLGAKDGLIRAIFVWYGLLAGLLGSLIGVVIGVVVSLQLTPIINGIEKLIGHQFLSGDIYFIDFLPSELHWLDVIYVLVTALLLSLLASWYPARRASNIDPARVLSGQ; this is translated from the coding sequence ATGGCGTCGCCTTTATCATTATTAATTGGTCTGCGCTTTAGCCGGGGGCGCAGACGCGGCGGCATGGTGTCGCTGATTTCAGTGATCTCGACCATTGGCATTGCGCTGGGCGTGGCGGTATTGATTGTTGGCTTAAGCGCGATGAACGGCTTTGAACGGGAACTCAACAACCGCATTCTGGCGGTGGTGCCGCATGGCGAAATTGAAGCGGTAAATCAGCCGTGGACAAACTGGTCGGAAGCGCTGGAAAAAGTGCAGAAGGTGCCTGGTATTGTCGCCGCTGCACCGTATATCAACTTTACTGGCCTAGTGGAGAGTGGGGCGAACCTGCGCGCTATTCAGGTAAAAGGTGTCGATCCGCAGCAGGAGCAGCGTCTGAGCGCGCTGCCTTCGTTTGTGCAGAACCACGCCTGGGAGGGCTTCAGGGCCGGTGAACAGCAGATTATTATCGGTAAAGGCGTTGCCGATGCGCTGAAGGTCAATCAGGGCGATTGGGTGTCCATCATGATCCCGAACGCCAGTGCTGACCACAAACTGATGCAGCCGAAACGCATCCGTCTTCACGTTGCTGGTATTTTGCAACTGAGTGGTCAGCTTGATCACAGCTTTGCGATGATCCCAATGGCAGATGCACAACAGTATCTGGACATGAACGACACGGTTTCCGGCATTGCGCTGAAGGTCAACGACGTTTTTAACGCTAACAAACTGGTCCGTGATGCGGGTGAAGTAACCAACAGCTATGTCTATATCAAAAGCTGGATTGGCACCTATGGCTATATGTATCGCGATATCCAGATGATCCGCGCCATTATGTATCTCGCAATGGTGCTGGTGATTGGCGTTGCCTGTTTTAACATCGTTTCAACATTAGTGATGGCGGTAAAAGACAAGAGCGGTGATATTGCGGTATTAAGAACGCTGGGTGCCAAAGATGGCCTTATTCGCGCCATTTTCGTCTGGTACGGTTTGCTGGCGGGGCTGCTGGGTAGCCTGATCGGCGTCGTCATTGGTGTGGTCGTTTCGCTACAGCTGACACCGATTATTAACGGCATCGAGAAACTGATCGGCCATCAGTTCCTGTCCGGCGATATCTATTTTATCGACTTCCTGCCATCCGAATTGCACTGGCTGGATGTGATTTATGTGCTGGTTACAGCACTGCTGCTGAGTCTGCTGGCGAGTTGGTACCCGGCGCGTCGTGCCAGCAACATTGACCCTGCGAGAGTGCTGAGCGGTCAGTAA
- the potA gene encoding spermidine/putrescine ABC transporter ATP-binding protein PotA, which yields MGQSKKLNKQPRSLSPLVRLSGISKSFDGKNVISNLDLTINNGEFLTLLGPSGCGKTTVLRLIAGLETVNTGHIMLDNQDITHVPAENRYVNTVFQSYALFPHMTVFENVAFGLRMQKTPAADIAPRVDEALRMVQLEEFAQRKPHQLSGGQQQRVAIARAVVNKPRLLLLDESLSALDYKLRKQMQNELKALQRKLGITFVFVTHDQEEALTMSDRIVVMRDGKIEQDGTPREIYEEPKNLFVAGFIGEINMFNATVIERLDEQRVRANVEGRECNIYVNFAVEPGQSLNVLLRPEDLRVEEINDDNHIEGLIGYVRERNYKGMTLESVVELENGKMVMVSEFFNEDDPDFDHSLDQKMAINWVESWEVVLADEEHK from the coding sequence ATGGGACAGAGTAAAAAATTGAATAAACAACCGCGTTCGCTTTCTCCGCTGGTACGTTTGTCGGGAATTAGCAAAAGCTTCGATGGCAAAAACGTCATATCCAACCTGGATTTGACAATTAATAATGGCGAATTCCTCACGCTTCTTGGCCCTTCCGGCTGCGGTAAAACAACGGTTCTTCGCCTGATTGCAGGTCTGGAAACGGTGAATACCGGCCACATTATGCTGGATAACCAGGACATCACGCATGTTCCGGCGGAAAACCGCTATGTGAACACCGTCTTTCAAAGCTATGCGTTATTCCCCCACATGACCGTATTTGAAAATGTGGCGTTCGGCTTACGCATGCAAAAAACCCCAGCGGCAGACATCGCCCCTCGAGTGGATGAGGCGCTGCGTATGGTGCAACTGGAAGAGTTCGCCCAGCGTAAACCGCACCAACTCTCCGGTGGCCAACAGCAACGTGTCGCCATTGCCCGTGCGGTGGTCAATAAACCGCGTTTACTGCTGCTTGATGAGTCCCTTTCGGCGCTGGATTATAAGCTGCGCAAGCAGATGCAGAACGAGCTGAAAGCGCTACAGCGTAAACTCGGTATCACTTTCGTGTTCGTGACGCATGACCAGGAAGAAGCGCTGACCATGTCCGATCGCATTGTGGTGATGCGCGATGGCAAAATTGAGCAGGACGGCACGCCGCGTGAAATTTACGAAGAGCCGAAGAACCTGTTTGTTGCTGGTTTCATTGGTGAAATCAATATGTTCAACGCCACCGTCATCGAACGGCTGGATGAACAGCGCGTACGTGCTAACGTAGAGGGCCGTGAATGCAATATCTACGTCAACTTTGCCGTTGAGCCAGGGCAAAGCCTTAACGTGCTGTTGCGTCCGGAAGATCTTCGCGTTGAAGAGATCAACGACGACAACCACATCGAAGGGCTGATCGGCTATGTTCGCGAACGTAACTACAAAGGCATGACCCTGGAATCGGTCGTTGAACTGGAAAATGGCAAAATGGTCATGGTCAGCGAATTCTTCAACGAAGATGACCCGGACTTTGACCACTCTCTCGATCAAAAAATGGCCATTAATTGGGTAGAAAGCTGGGAGGTCGTACTGGCTGATGAAGAACACAAGTAA